One window of the Acinonyx jubatus isolate Ajub_Pintada_27869175 chromosome A2, VMU_Ajub_asm_v1.0, whole genome shotgun sequence genome contains the following:
- the LOC106968224 gene encoding whey acidic protein-like: MRCLASLALVLLALEAAVALAAAPAFTVPGQATCPELSSSEEDSCVVSCSTDDDCPQGIRCCPRSPCSRSCVFPVMAPLQKAGRCPRVPIPLAPEPCSESTECSVDSQCAGSRKCCFSTCAMRCLDPATEDPLQ; the protein is encoded by the exons ATGCGCTGTCTTGCCAGCCTGGCCCTGGTCCTGCTCGCCCTGGAGGCTGCCGTGGCCCTGGCCGCAGCCCCGGCCTTCACTGTGCCAG GGCAGGCCACGTGCCCGGAGCTCAGCTCCTCGGAGGAGGACTCCTGCGTCGTCTCCTGCAGCACCGATGACGACTGCCCCCAAGGCATCAGATGctgccccaggagcccctgcagccGCTCCTGCGTGTTCCCCGTCATGG CACCTTTGCAAAAGGCTGGCCGCTGCCCCCGGGTACCCATCCCGCTGGCCCCCGAGCCCTGCTCAGAGAGCACCGAGTGCTCTGTGGACAGCCAGTGTGCAGGGAGCAGGAAGTGTTGTTTCAGCACGTGCGCCATGCGGTGTCTGGACCCTGCGACAG AGGACCCCCTTCAGTGA
- the TBRG4 gene encoding FAST kinase domain-containing protein 4 isoform X1, with protein sequence MAARLVKRCACLLREATLLAPVVAPVGRLRLASVAHRTLTFSATCPSSHFPGPLSGLVEKEQLSAPYPEHQEVERLIEKATRPEELLELLSDSRCLQENHAALMLIQLSRLLSDKPEDRALLVQDARFQQLLHLVDSQISAVWHGTLVKLLRSLYALALPAACRELRSVEQEVRWRLRRLKYRQLAFLAESSATHMRESPELLAELLLHLERRWTEIDDGRTAVALMAKTGHLSEPLMNRLEDKCLELVERFGPDELRKVLVTLAAQNRRSVPLLRAVSYHLVQKPFPLTKGMLLDLAYAYGKLGFHQTQVLQRLAADLLPHVPSLTSGEVARGAKSFALLKWLSPPLFEALAQHVIDRAHTVTVPHLCNVLLAFAHLNFRPEREDKFFGLVHEKLGPKLRSLHPALQVDVVWALCVLQQVQGEVLRVVLCPELHARFLGSESPKDQSTFQKLLHISATAQLEHPEYTGPLLPASDWAPWLLACDGKATPLQKELRDTLQGLLGSPSRGSFAVATQYGWVLDAEVLLDTDGQFLPLRDFVAPHLTPPSGTQPLPPGAKRLAFLRWEFPNFSSRSRDLLGRFALARRHVRAAGFLVVDVPYYEWLELKSEWQKGAYLKDKMRKAVAEELAK encoded by the exons ATGGCAGCCCGCCTGGTGAAGCGATGCGCGTGCCTCCTGAGAGAGGCCACCCTTCTGGCCCCTGTGGTGGCTCCGGTAGGCCGACTGAGGCTTGCCAGCGTGGCGCATAGGACTCTGACTTTCTCAGCCACCTGCCCCAGTTCCCACTTCCCAGGCCCCTTGTCAGGGCTTGTGGAGAAGGAACAACTGTCTGCCCCCTATCCAGAGCACCAGGAGGTGGAGCGGCTCATTGAGAAGGCCACCCGGCCAGAGGAGCTCCTGGAGCTGCTCAGTGACAGTCGCTGCCTGCAAGAGAACCATGCGGCCCTCATGCTTATCCAGCTGTCTCGCCTGCTGTCTGACAAGCCGGAAGACAGAGCCTTGCTTGTGCAGGATGCCCGCTTTCAGCAGCTTCTCCATCTCGTTGACAGCCAG aTAAGTGCTGTGTGGCACGGGACTCTTGTGAAACTGCTCCGCAGCCTGTATGCGCTGGCACTGCCCGCGGCCTGCAGGGAGCTGCGCTCAGTGGAGCAGGAGGTCCGCTGGCGCCTGCGTAGGCTCAAGTACAGGCAGCTGGCCTTCCTGGCCGAGTCGAGCGCCACACACATGCGGGAGTCCCCGGAGCTGCTGGCTGAGCTGCTGCTGCACTTAGAGCGGCGCTGGACGGAGATCGATGATGGCCGCACTGCGGTGGCCCTGATGGCGAAGACGGGGCACCTCTCTGAGCCGCTGATGAACCGCCTGGAGGACAAG TGCCTGGAGTTGGTGGAGCGCTTCGGCCCCGACGAGCTGCGGAAGGTGCTGGTGACGCTGGCGGCTCAGAACCGGCGTTCAGTGCCCTTGTTGCGCGCCGTCTCTTACCACCTGGTCCAGAAGCCATTCCCGCTGACAAAAGGCATGCTCCTGGATCTGGCCTATGCCTACG GCAAACTTGGCTTCCACCAGACCCAGGTGCTCCAGCGCCTGGCTGCTGACCTGCTGCCCCACGTGCCCAGCCTGACGTCCGGCGAGGTGGCCCGTGGCGCCAAGTCCTTCGCCCTCCTCAAGTGGCTCAGCCCTCCCCTGTTCGAGGCCTTGGCCCAG CACGTCATAGACCGAGCCCACACCGTCACCGTGCCGCACCTGTGCAACGTGCTTCTGGCCTTCGCACACCTGAACTTCCGTCCCGAGCGAGAGGACAAGTTCTTCGGCCTG GTTCACGAGAAGCTGGGGCCCAAGCTGCGGAGCCTGCACCCGGCCCTGCAGGTGGATGTGGTGTGGGCGCTGTGCGTGCTGCAGCAGGTGCAGGGGGAGGTGCTGCGAGTGGTGCTCTGCCCTGAACTGCATGCCCGGTTCCTGG GCAGCGAGTCCCCAAAGGACCAGAGCACCTTCCAGAAGCTGCTGCACATCAGCGCCACCGCCCAGCTGGAGCACCCTGAGTACACGGGCCCCCTTCTGCCGGCCTCAGACTGGGCACCCTGGCTCTTGGCCTGTGATGGGAAGGCCACACCCCTGCAGAAGGAACTGCGGGACACCCTGCAGGGGCTGCTGGGGAGCCCCAGCAGGGGCAGCTTCGCAGTGGCCACGCAGTACGGCTGGGTTCTGG ACGCCGAGGTGCTGCTGGACACGGACGGCCAGTTCCTGCCCCTGAGAGACTTTGTAGCCCCGCATCTCACTCCTCCCTCGGGGACCCAGCCGCTGCCCCCTGGGGCCAAGAG gctgGCGTTCCTGCGCTGGGAGTTCCCCAACTTCAGCAGCCGGAGCAGAGACCTGCTGGGGCGCTTCGCCCTGGCCCGGCGTCACGTGCGGGCCGCCGGCTTCCTGGTGGTAGAC gtCCCCTACTACGAGTGGCTGGAGCTCAAGTCTGAGTGGCAGAAAGGCGCCTACCTCAAGGACAAGATGCGAAAAGCAGTGGCGGAGGAGCTGGCCAAGTGA
- the TBRG4 gene encoding FAST kinase domain-containing protein 4 isoform X3 has protein sequence MAARLVKRCACLLREATLLAPVVAPVGRLRLASVAHRTLTFSATCPSSHFPGPLSGLVEKEQLSAPYPEHQEVERLIEKATRPEELLELLSDSRCLQENHAALMLIQLSRLLSDKPEDRALLVQDARFQQLLHLVDSQISAVWHGTLVKLLRSLYALALPAACRELRSVEQEVRWRLRRLKYRQLAFLAESSATHMRESPELLAELLLHLERRWTEIDDGRTAVALMAKTGHLSEPLMNRLEDKCLELVERFGPDELRKVLVTLAAQNRRSVPLLRAVSYHLVQKPFPLTKGMLLDLAYAYGKLGFHQTQVLQRLAADLLPHVPSLTSGEVARGAKSFALLKWLSPPLFEALAQHVIDRAHTVTVPHLCNVLLAFAHLNFRPEREDKFFGLVHEKLGPKLRSLHPALQVDVVWALCVLQQVQGEVLRVVLCPELHARFLGSESPKDQSTFQKLLHISATAQLEHPEYTGPLLPASDWAPWLLACDGKATPLQKELRDTLQGLLGSPSRGSFAVATQRRGAAGHGRPVPAPERLCSPASHSSLGDPAAAPWGQEAGVPALGVPQLQQPEQRPAGALRPGPASRAGRRLPGGRRPLLRVAGAQV, from the exons ATGGCAGCCCGCCTGGTGAAGCGATGCGCGTGCCTCCTGAGAGAGGCCACCCTTCTGGCCCCTGTGGTGGCTCCGGTAGGCCGACTGAGGCTTGCCAGCGTGGCGCATAGGACTCTGACTTTCTCAGCCACCTGCCCCAGTTCCCACTTCCCAGGCCCCTTGTCAGGGCTTGTGGAGAAGGAACAACTGTCTGCCCCCTATCCAGAGCACCAGGAGGTGGAGCGGCTCATTGAGAAGGCCACCCGGCCAGAGGAGCTCCTGGAGCTGCTCAGTGACAGTCGCTGCCTGCAAGAGAACCATGCGGCCCTCATGCTTATCCAGCTGTCTCGCCTGCTGTCTGACAAGCCGGAAGACAGAGCCTTGCTTGTGCAGGATGCCCGCTTTCAGCAGCTTCTCCATCTCGTTGACAGCCAG aTAAGTGCTGTGTGGCACGGGACTCTTGTGAAACTGCTCCGCAGCCTGTATGCGCTGGCACTGCCCGCGGCCTGCAGGGAGCTGCGCTCAGTGGAGCAGGAGGTCCGCTGGCGCCTGCGTAGGCTCAAGTACAGGCAGCTGGCCTTCCTGGCCGAGTCGAGCGCCACACACATGCGGGAGTCCCCGGAGCTGCTGGCTGAGCTGCTGCTGCACTTAGAGCGGCGCTGGACGGAGATCGATGATGGCCGCACTGCGGTGGCCCTGATGGCGAAGACGGGGCACCTCTCTGAGCCGCTGATGAACCGCCTGGAGGACAAG TGCCTGGAGTTGGTGGAGCGCTTCGGCCCCGACGAGCTGCGGAAGGTGCTGGTGACGCTGGCGGCTCAGAACCGGCGTTCAGTGCCCTTGTTGCGCGCCGTCTCTTACCACCTGGTCCAGAAGCCATTCCCGCTGACAAAAGGCATGCTCCTGGATCTGGCCTATGCCTACG GCAAACTTGGCTTCCACCAGACCCAGGTGCTCCAGCGCCTGGCTGCTGACCTGCTGCCCCACGTGCCCAGCCTGACGTCCGGCGAGGTGGCCCGTGGCGCCAAGTCCTTCGCCCTCCTCAAGTGGCTCAGCCCTCCCCTGTTCGAGGCCTTGGCCCAG CACGTCATAGACCGAGCCCACACCGTCACCGTGCCGCACCTGTGCAACGTGCTTCTGGCCTTCGCACACCTGAACTTCCGTCCCGAGCGAGAGGACAAGTTCTTCGGCCTG GTTCACGAGAAGCTGGGGCCCAAGCTGCGGAGCCTGCACCCGGCCCTGCAGGTGGATGTGGTGTGGGCGCTGTGCGTGCTGCAGCAGGTGCAGGGGGAGGTGCTGCGAGTGGTGCTCTGCCCTGAACTGCATGCCCGGTTCCTGG GCAGCGAGTCCCCAAAGGACCAGAGCACCTTCCAGAAGCTGCTGCACATCAGCGCCACCGCCCAGCTGGAGCACCCTGAGTACACGGGCCCCCTTCTGCCGGCCTCAGACTGGGCACCCTGGCTCTTGGCCTGTGATGGGAAGGCCACACCCCTGCAGAAGGAACTGCGGGACACCCTGCAGGGGCTGCTGGGGAGCCCCAGCAGGGGCAGCTTCGCAGTGGCCACGCA ACGCCGAGGTGCTGCTGGACACGGACGGCCAGTTCCTGCCCCTGAGAGACTTTGTAGCCCCGCATCTCACTCCTCCCTCGGGGACCCAGCCGCTGCCCCCTGGGGCCAAGAG gctgGCGTTCCTGCGCTGGGAGTTCCCCAACTTCAGCAGCCGGAGCAGAGACCTGCTGGGGCGCTTCGCCCTGGCCCGGCGTCACGTGCGGGCCGCCGGCTTCCTGGTGGTAGAC gtCCCCTACTACGAGTGGCTGGAGCTCAAGTCTGA
- the TBRG4 gene encoding FAST kinase domain-containing protein 4 isoform X2 → MAARLVKRCACLLREATLLAPVVAPVGRLRLASVAHRTLTFSATCPSSHFPGPLSGLVEKEQLSAPYPEHQEVERLIEKATRPEELLELLSDSRCLQENHAALMLIQLSRLLSDKPEDRALLVQDARFQQLLHLVDSQISAVWHGTLVKLLRSLYALALPAACRELRSVEQEVRWRLRRLKYRQLAFLAESSATHMRESPELLAELLLHLERRWTEIDDGRTAVALMAKTGHLSEPLMNRLEDKCLELVERFGPDELRKVLVTLAAQNRRSVPLLRAVSYHLVQKPFPLTKGMLLDLAYAYGKLGFHQTQVLQRLAADLLPHVPSLTSGEVARGAKSFALLKWLSPPLFEALAQHVIDRAHTVTVPHLCNVLLAFAHLNFRPEREDKFFGLVHEKLGPKLRSLHPALQVDVVWALCVLQQVQGEVLRVVLCPELHARFLASPQRTRAPSRSCCTSAPPPSWSTLSTRAPFCRPQTGHPGSWPVMGRPHPCRRNCGTPCRGCWGAPAGAASQWPRNAEVLLDTDGQFLPLRDFVAPHLTPPSGTQPLPPGAKRLAFLRWEFPNFSSRSRDLLGRFALARRHVRAAGFLVVDVPYYEWLELKSEWQKGAYLKDKMRKAVAEELAK, encoded by the exons ATGGCAGCCCGCCTGGTGAAGCGATGCGCGTGCCTCCTGAGAGAGGCCACCCTTCTGGCCCCTGTGGTGGCTCCGGTAGGCCGACTGAGGCTTGCCAGCGTGGCGCATAGGACTCTGACTTTCTCAGCCACCTGCCCCAGTTCCCACTTCCCAGGCCCCTTGTCAGGGCTTGTGGAGAAGGAACAACTGTCTGCCCCCTATCCAGAGCACCAGGAGGTGGAGCGGCTCATTGAGAAGGCCACCCGGCCAGAGGAGCTCCTGGAGCTGCTCAGTGACAGTCGCTGCCTGCAAGAGAACCATGCGGCCCTCATGCTTATCCAGCTGTCTCGCCTGCTGTCTGACAAGCCGGAAGACAGAGCCTTGCTTGTGCAGGATGCCCGCTTTCAGCAGCTTCTCCATCTCGTTGACAGCCAG aTAAGTGCTGTGTGGCACGGGACTCTTGTGAAACTGCTCCGCAGCCTGTATGCGCTGGCACTGCCCGCGGCCTGCAGGGAGCTGCGCTCAGTGGAGCAGGAGGTCCGCTGGCGCCTGCGTAGGCTCAAGTACAGGCAGCTGGCCTTCCTGGCCGAGTCGAGCGCCACACACATGCGGGAGTCCCCGGAGCTGCTGGCTGAGCTGCTGCTGCACTTAGAGCGGCGCTGGACGGAGATCGATGATGGCCGCACTGCGGTGGCCCTGATGGCGAAGACGGGGCACCTCTCTGAGCCGCTGATGAACCGCCTGGAGGACAAG TGCCTGGAGTTGGTGGAGCGCTTCGGCCCCGACGAGCTGCGGAAGGTGCTGGTGACGCTGGCGGCTCAGAACCGGCGTTCAGTGCCCTTGTTGCGCGCCGTCTCTTACCACCTGGTCCAGAAGCCATTCCCGCTGACAAAAGGCATGCTCCTGGATCTGGCCTATGCCTACG GCAAACTTGGCTTCCACCAGACCCAGGTGCTCCAGCGCCTGGCTGCTGACCTGCTGCCCCACGTGCCCAGCCTGACGTCCGGCGAGGTGGCCCGTGGCGCCAAGTCCTTCGCCCTCCTCAAGTGGCTCAGCCCTCCCCTGTTCGAGGCCTTGGCCCAG CACGTCATAGACCGAGCCCACACCGTCACCGTGCCGCACCTGTGCAACGTGCTTCTGGCCTTCGCACACCTGAACTTCCGTCCCGAGCGAGAGGACAAGTTCTTCGGCCTG GTTCACGAGAAGCTGGGGCCCAAGCTGCGGAGCCTGCACCCGGCCCTGCAGGTGGATGTGGTGTGGGCGCTGTGCGTGCTGCAGCAGGTGCAGGGGGAGGTGCTGCGAGTGGTGCTCTGCCCTGAACTGCATGCCCGGTTCCTGG CGAGTCCCCAAAGGACCAGAGCACCTTCCAGAAGCTGCTGCACATCAGCGCCACCGCCCAGCTGGAGCACCCTGAGTACACGGGCCCCCTTCTGCCGGCCTCAGACTGGGCACCCTGGCTCTTGGCCTGTGATGGGAAGGCCACACCCCTGCAGAAGGAACTGCGGGACACCCTGCAGGGGCTGCTGGGGAGCCCCAGCAGGGGCAGCTTCGCAGTGGCCACGCA ACGCCGAGGTGCTGCTGGACACGGACGGCCAGTTCCTGCCCCTGAGAGACTTTGTAGCCCCGCATCTCACTCCTCCCTCGGGGACCCAGCCGCTGCCCCCTGGGGCCAAGAG gctgGCGTTCCTGCGCTGGGAGTTCCCCAACTTCAGCAGCCGGAGCAGAGACCTGCTGGGGCGCTTCGCCCTGGCCCGGCGTCACGTGCGGGCCGCCGGCTTCCTGGTGGTAGAC gtCCCCTACTACGAGTGGCTGGAGCTCAAGTCTGAGTGGCAGAAAGGCGCCTACCTCAAGGACAAGATGCGAAAAGCAGTGGCGGAGGAGCTGGCCAAGTGA